The genomic window AAAGAAGGGGTAGGTGAATCACCTACCCCTTAATTACTTTGCTATCTTTAAACGAGCAATTTCATTCCAATTTTTAGAAGTTACAAGCTCAACTGCCGATAAATCCTCTTTAATTTCGCTAACTTCACTTGAAATATTATCAAGTTTAGTATTAACATCCGTTTTAAATTCTGTAAGGTCAGCAACTTGATTAAAAACAGAATCTAATTTTCCCTCAATCTTTATAAGTTTATTGTTAATAGGTTCTAATTTTTTATCGAGTAATTCTTCAATTGCTGCTAAAAGATTCTGATTATCCATATATAAACACCTCCGGAAATGATAATATAATTATATCATAGCCAAGTAAATTATAAAATAATCACATAGACTTTTTATTTGAGGGAATTGAACAAAATTTAATTTTTCTGAATATCTCAATGGATAGCTAATAGCCTATTGTTTTTATTATAATGTTCTTTTAAACAATATCCATAATATTTTTTACCCATTTAAAATTAATCTTCAAATCTAACAAATCAATTTTAACTTCATCTTCAAATGTAAATTGTTCAGGTGGTCCGAACTCTTTATCTTCCTGTAATTTATATACTAGTATTTTTTGATTATTTGGGTTTATAATCCAATATTCTTTAACCTTATAGTGATTATATAAATTTAATTTTTTTACATAATCAATAGAAGCAGAAGATGGTGATACGATTTCAATTATAAAATCAGGGCTTCCTACAACACCTTTATCGCTAAGTTTACTTTTATC from Caloramator mitchellensis includes these protein-coding regions:
- a CDS encoding Uma2 family endonuclease, with the protein product MPLADFKPMTFKDYLAFPENSNIQIIDGIPYNMSPSPSRVHQKIIVELVTLINNHLKAINSSCEVYSAPLDVIFVGENENMFSSKDVVQPDIFVVCDKSKLSDKGVVGSPDFIIEIVSPSSASIDYVKKLNLYNHYKVKEYWIINPNNQKILVYKLQEDKEFGPPEQFTFEDEVKIDLLDLKINFKWVKNIMDIV